From Cervus canadensis isolate Bull #8, Minnesota chromosome 28, ASM1932006v1, whole genome shotgun sequence, one genomic window encodes:
- the LOC122429181 gene encoding histone H2A type 1-C translates to MSGRGKQGGKARAKAKSRSSRAGLQFPVGRVHRLLRKGNYAERVGAGAPVYLAAVLEYLTAEILELAGNAARDNKKTRIIPRHLQLAIRNDEELNKLLGRVTIAQGGVLPNIQAVLLPKKTESHHKAKGK, encoded by the coding sequence ATGTCGGGACGTGGCAAGCAAGGAGGTAAGGCGCGAGCAAAGGCCAAGTCTCGTTCTTCGCGGGCGGGGCTCCAGTTTCCCGTGGGGCGAGTCCATCGTCTACTACGCAAAGGCAATTACGCCGAGCGGGTAGGCGCTGGGGCCCCGGTGTATCTGGCGGCGGTGCTGGAGTACCTGACGGCCGAGATCCTGGAGCTGGCGGGCAATGCGGCGCGCGACAACAAGAAGACCCGTATCATCCCGCGTCACTTGCAGCTGGCCATCCGCAATGACGAGGAGCTCAACAAGCTGCTGGGTCGTGTGACCATCGCTCAGGGTGGTGTCCTGCCCAACATCCAGGCGGTGCTGCTGCCAAAGAAAACCGAGAGCCACCACAAAGCCAAGGGCAAGTAA
- the LOC122429188 gene encoding histone H2B type 1-C/E/F/G/I, translating to MPEPAKSAPAPKKGSKKAVTKAQKKDGKKRKRSRKESYSVYVYKVLKQVHPDTGISSKAMGIMNSFVNDIFERIAGEASRLAHYNKRSTITSREIQTAVRLLLPGELAKHAVSEGTKAVTKYTSSK from the coding sequence ATGCCTGAGCCAGCCAAGTCCGCTCCTGCCCCGAAGAAGGGCTCTAAGAAGGCGGTTACTAAGGCCCAGAAGAAAGATGGGAAGAAGCGCAAGCGCAGCCGCAAAGAGAGCTACTCCGTGTACGTGTACAAGGTGCTGAAGCAGGTCCACCCGGACACCGGCATCTCGTCCAAGGCCATGGGCATCATGAACTCCTTCGTCAACGACATCTTCGAGCGCATCGCGGGCGAGGCATCGCGTCTGGCGCATTACAACAAGCGCTCGACCATCACATCCAGGGAGATCCAGACGGCCGTGCGCCTGCTGCTGCCCGGGGAGCTGGCCAAACACGCGGTGTCCGAGGGCACCAAGGCCGTCACCAAGTACACCAGCTCCAAGTAA